The genomic window TTCTGCCTGCTTCAGTCTGTTGAAATTTTGACAAATGTAGTTTCCATCGATTTAAACAAGAGTTCTATTTTTTCTTGCCAAAGAAGCTGAACCTCTTCTCACGATCCTTCTCTTTCCCCTCCTTGTTGCGCATGGTAACGCCTCCGGCTTCACCTGAGCTGGGGGAGATGGGAGGCATCGTCATGGCGCGGCTGAGGGCCCGCGGACCTACTGGCGAGTCTCCTGATCCTGCTGGAATGGAGTTGTGGATGGAACGGATCCAGGAGCTCATCTCCGCCTttaaacagccaaaaatatttattatactTAACCATTGTGAAGGAGAGTCACAGGAcacaaatataatttgtattcaattatgtgttttagtAGAGTGATTCTGTTCACATCTCACCTCATCCTTTGCTTGGAATAGATACTCTTTTCCATCTCCTAGCCTGCAGACACAATGTTGAAGACCATTAGTCAGATATAAGCTATAAAATAATACATCTCACTATTTCACCATCTTGTTGGTATTTTATTACAGCCtctcactttaaaataaaataaactagaACTACCGCCTCACGGTTGTATTTCTCCACAAACTGGTCAAGTTGCAGTTAGTTTACaaccatgtctgtgaaaacatggatgattCACACACATATCTTCAACACGGCAGCACAAAAGATCAACaatcagcacagtctcaaggtGGACAACTAaatttagtgtcaccaattcagtatctgaccaaatgtctccccttctgttcctgagttatgacgttGAGTCAGACatgaccagaaaagtgtttttgcagaacattatgacgttgcagtgaagttgacctttgaccttttgggaaataaaatgtcatcacttcatcattttatcctagtAGACAtctgtttgaaattttgtcacaattagcgtatgaattcttgagttatggccaaaaacatgttttatggggtcacagtaacctttgaCCCTCAACCACCATATTCTACTCAGTTCATTTTTAAGTCTAAGtgggtgtttgtgccaaatttgaagaaattcctttaaGGTGTTCTGAAatattcacaagaataagacagatgcaaggtcacagtgaccttgacctttgacaaccaatTTCTAATCTTTTCATTCTTGAGTCTGGgtgaatgtttgtgtcaaatttgaggaaattccctcaaagcctTCTTAAGATATTGCATATAGGAGAATGACacaaatgcaaggtcacagtggctttgaccactaaaatctaattaaGTCATCATTACGtttaagtgaatgtttgtgccgaatttgaagaaattccctaaagCTGTTCTCGAgctattgcgttcacaagaatgagacagggtcataatgacctttgaccaccgaaaTCTAATCATTTCATTGGATCCAGGtgggtgtttgtgccaaatgaagaaattccctcaagacgttcttgagatatcattttcacaacaataggacggacaacctgaaaacataatgataaataaatcaaacagcGTGACAACTGTACTGAATCAGGAACCCTTTTTCTGACATCATTAGTTACCAAGTTTATTCTTACCTGAGCTTGAATACAAATTTCCTCTTCTTATAGTCGTGAGCCACCTCGCACACAGCCTCCCCGAGGCTTATGGGTACCTCTCCGTGGTATGGAATGCCGTTGCTAGCGCTCTTGTTGTCCTTATAGAAACCGAGACTTCCTTTTCTTAGGACACAGTACACGTTCTGCCAGGATCTGTGGGAGTAAAAAAATAAGTAAGATGTGGAAAAATCACCAGTAAGAGCTTTTTAACACAACCAACCATTTTCAAGCaagaatatgtttttaaaattggGGACAAATTAACAACATAAGCAACTGAGTTTACATGTTGCTCTGAAGTTAGCATGTAGGTTTAAGTAGCACTGTAGGCTATGTAATGTAAATGCCTGGAGCCAATGATGatataaagaaatctggcaCACTATGATGAAGATAGCCAGAGTAGACAAAACTGTAAGAAACAAGAGTGTTCAGaacggtctgaagcctgaggtttatGCTCACAGGAATTATTTCTACATACGAACATccaacattgtaacattatataagacGCAAAATACAGACAAGCATAACAGGTCCCCTTTAATGCACTTGACCAACCCCCTCCATACCAACACTCACCTGGTAGCTGCCTTTTTGCTGTGGGACTCCATCTCCTGTTTTCGACAGAGCATCCCCTCCATGGTATCTGGCTCGGACTCTGCTCCACCCCTGCTCGGTAACGTGGCAGAAGGCTCAAGGCGAGACGATGCCAGCCCGCTGTCCCTTCCTGGTCCGTTCACCGACTCAGACTCTGAGCCCTACGGTTCAAACCAAGAACATGAATGGTGGTGAGGAGGTGGAAAAACACGAGACTGGATGGAAGCAGTGAGCAGCAAAGCAGCCATTCACAGCCATACATGAAAAGCCATGATGACGCTTGCTTTGACAGCACCATATGATTACCTCAGGTAACAGCATAGCGTGGGTCCACATTATCACACAGTACACTGATATTACACAGGACGATTACAGTCACTCATACGGGTGAGATATACAATTAAAATAACAGCACATGTGTGAAACATGCATGCTGGACCGAACATGGatagttaaaatgttaaaataataataatcaaaatgTACCTGCTGCCAGGTTTGTTTGGAACAGAGGCAGATACAAATTTGCAATGTAAATATCATTACTGGTATTCTTAAAATAATCTTTGCCTCTTCAGTCAAGTATCAGTAATATATTGAGCcactattacacacacacacacacacacacacagacaaaacataCATGAACTCAAATACAGGTCAACTCTAAAAGCCTAAAATCGTTTACCAAATTTATCTTAAATACAGAAACCACAGAGAACATGATGCCTTTTAAAGTACTCGTTTGTGACAGTAGTTGTGTTTCTATTTCCTCAACAAACCTTTTTTCTACAAAGACTATTAATGACTTTCACACTCATCACAGGAAGTGTACACATATAGGGAAAGACTAAAATGAACTACACATAAATCATCTGCGAACAGCTACAGTTACCACCACATTTACAACTCTGGGCTTCACACGTACAGTCACTCCTGTCCTGGTCAATATGAGCACATATACAACAGCAGATTGATCCATGACAGCAATCTGTTCATGAATCTGCATCATGCCTTTTAAAACAGCAATGGGACTCATTGATggaacatgaataaataaagcgATGGTTTTGCATCTGTGACAGAGAGCGATGGCTTCTCAACAGAAGAAAAGAGGCACTGCAGTTGACCAGGAGCTGAGCGGAGGCTGTGACGGGGGCGAGGGGAGAGCTACACAGCTGACCGCGGCTTGGTACTCACACGCTCCGGCTGCTTTGGCTTACACACACGTTTAGGCTCTGATTTCTTTCCCACTGACAACGATAGCGATAATGACTGCTGATAAAAACGTAACAAGACATTGTTAAGAAGTGTTTTAGACACTGGTTACACTTCTAGAACTTTTTCTCAGACACCATTTTGATTGGCTTCTAACAACAGTCGTCAACAACTGTGACCATATGATCAATGTATACAGAAATGGCTCCCTTTCTCTGACTGATTATTCTCTGTAGTTTCTGCTGCAAACCTTaacatttatttctgctttCAACCAGCAGCTAGTGTAGGCTACCATCATCTCCTCCGGCATCTGCCAATAAGGACTTTCACTATATCGTGTAACATGCATGAAGTATGTCCCACCCAGATCCCAAACCCCACTTCAGGGTTCCTGAGGTGGTGGGTAAGTTTCTTCATTTGCAAGCCTGATTCTTTTCAGAAAAAGTGCTTCCACAATACTAACTTATTTTTCAAGTATCATCAAAAAtacctaaaaaaaataaaaaattctgcTTAAATAAACACTTCATAATTTACAATTAATAGCCATTCTCTGatgacaaaaatacatatattactTTCAACTGGACAATAGCAAATTACATGATAATGTAACAAGGTTTGTACTGAAACAACACTGTTGATTGGAGTagaacagacagagacagggacacacactcacatacacttACATTATGTATTAAATGTATGACATAGTCACAGGTTTGGACTTCTTTTACAACTCATATACTTTCATGAAATTCATAGTTTGCAACATAAGGTTATATTTGTCATAGTAATGGAATAGTATTAAATGTGGACATCTCATGGCAACATCTGTACAAAGTTACCATTATTTCTTTCATTTATCTTTCTGTAATTGACTTTTTGACACAGACTGAGTGGGGGGGCGAATATAATCCATGTCATAATGTAGAAGATGAATCATGGAACATAGAAAAGACATTATAGGACATTATGTGCTCGAGCCCAAAGGTAAAAAATGACATTAGAAACCTGGTAAAAAATTACAGAGCAGAAACCTGTAGCACACAAAGCATTTGGATTTAAAAAACACTCACCTGAGATGTGTCATTGTCGCTGTGAACTCCATTCACTGACACCGACTGATTGAGTGTGGTCTGGTCCAGACTGGTTctgtgttaaaaagaaaaaaaatcaatgtctgTTGATACTGTACGCCAACACCGTTCTGCTCCACCATAACTCCCCTTTATTTTACCTGGCTGCAGAATCATGTGCTTGACTTTCTGTCTCAGATGGTGCCACTTCTACTGGGGGCGGTGTCGGGGGTCGCCgcgctctctcctcttcctctcgcCTCCTCTGGATCTCCTGCTCCTCAAGCTGAAAAACGGGAAGTCAGTTGTTTTATCTAAACCTAACACCTCATGAGTGAGGAAAAATCAATGCCTACATTCACAGATGAGAGGCGGACATCCTGTACATCCTGTACATCCTGTATCTATTGCACCAGACGCTATTTTGATGTGTAAGTCATCTCTCTACTTACTGTAGTGAGTTTCTCTAGCAGCGAAAAGCGGTCTTCCCAGGCTGCAGCAAGCTTCTCAAAGGCCTCGTGGCGCTTAATTAGGCTCTCTACCTCATCCACATTTGAGCCCAGATCGGCTGCTCGCACCAAAGGTTCCTGCCCTGCCAACCAAGACTCTGCCACATAGGCATCGCGTCCAAACTGCAACACCTCCAGCACTGAGATGCAGAGACAAGAAGAGCAAAAGATAAAGAGggagaaacaaaaagacagaGTGAACAAATAATGAGACATTAAGAAATACAGCATAAACAGCAACAGAAACTATTAGTAGTGAGTCAGATGCTTACTAGCACATTTAtgcacatttatatttattgagTGTCTGTAATTGTTGTGTTTGATCTATCTACATtacctacctacccacctacctaTCTATCTGTCACGTCTACCTATTACGGCCCTTTCAGACCAACTGTAGCTTCatggcaaaaaacaaaagcttcaCTGATTTGAGTAAGACCACTTCGTTGGTGCGGGAAGGGTTACTCAGCAAAGgggtcacaaaataaaaaataaaaacatatgcaaacaaaccaaaacgTTAGTCCTGGCTCTACTTTTGCCATATTGCAATCAACACCCATCTAATACGTGTATGACCTATGACCTGCAGAAAAGGCGGCTGATATGATAACTTTGAGTTATCCTTATCCTATTTCCGAGGGAGGAATGAATCTGTGTCTCTTAGAACTTTAACCTGGACATATGTGTTTGTACTTTATCTGACTACCTTTACCCCATACCCTCTGCCAATCACACCACAGTATGACTCACAACTCTTTTACCATGGCACTATTAGACTCAGTGTGCCCCTATTCTCTATAACATGTTATGCATGCATACCAATTTGTAAATGGTCCATCTTGTCTTGCCACTTTTTGTTGATCTTGTCTCTCTTTTCCTGCAGTTGAGCCAGTTTCTCCCGGATCTGTGAATCAAGATGAAGAGAAGAACATTAAAGGAGAAGTGTGTAGAATGTAGTGGCGCCAAGGGGTTAAATACACCATCACTCACGCCTCCTTTTCCAAGCAGAATTTTAGTTTTTTCCttggattggttagggttagggtaaaaATATCTGGGtaggccaatcagaggcagagaaaaTCAGAGCATCCAAAATGGCTCTCAAGAACCTAAAGTGGCTTCAGGTAACAAAATCAAGAAAGGACACCTCTAGCGCCAATATTGTGTTTGTTCTGGGCCACCATAGAAACATGGAAGTGcaaaatgccattttttttctcccctactgtgctgtgattggctagtaccAATCCTTACTATGACCTTTTTGCCCTATCTTTAACCACGACCTCAAAGCATTCCACCTCCACAAATCGAAGTgacaagtactagccaatcactgCACAGTAGGACGGGACTCCTGATAAACAAACATGTGAGCAATTGTAGATATTAAGAGCTCTTTCTTATCCAACCAAAACACAGCAAACCTTAGTGTCAggtacactaatgaaaacataattatggATATCAtgtcatttctgccaataactGCCCCGCCATTccacacactggtcctttaagtAATAACCCACATGAGTCATTAAGTGTATTCCCTTTGACTCAGACCTCATTCTTGTAAATATGCATTGGTATGACTGTAGATAACAGTGGAAGTGAGCCATGGCAAATTACCTCATCGGCTGCATAGTGATTATTGTTGATGAGAGTATTTCCCATCTCAATACAGGCAGTAAAGCTGTCTGCTCTTGTCTCGATCTCTGACTTGATGTCCTGATGATTGGCAATGACCAGTCCTGCAGAGGACACATCCCTGGGAcaacagagaggagacagagttgAGATTTAAATATGTTTGACACACTGATTATAACAGCATTTATGACAGTAACTGGCAAGTTAAGCATAAAATGACATTCACCTGGGGCTGTCATGTGCATCTATCTGCAGGTTGACACCGTCCATCCAGAGCATGAGGTCTCGCACCATGTTGAAGAAGCGGAACTTCTCCACAGTGTCCAGCAGGAGGAGCCTGCGGGCCTGACCAGCCTCAAGCAGGCCTTCCCAGGCAGAAGTCACAGCATGTTCACTCCTGTGAATGTCATCAGCTTTCTCCCCAGCATAAGCCTTCTGCAACCGTGCTGCATCATCTTGCACCTGGTTCACCTAATGGGTAAAAGATGAAGCAGGGACATTCAGGTTTCTATTCACATTCCCTGAGTCTCACACGAGATCTCTTTATTAACTGATAGCTGACCTGTCCACTGAGGGCCTGGATGTCATTTTCGAAAGTGTTGTGCTGTCTGTGTAGATGTTGAACAGTGTTCAAATCACGGCCAAGGTCAGAGGGCAGgccctccctcttctccttAACACGCCCAAGCACCTCCATGGCATCCTGATGGAAGCGGTGCAACTCATAGGAGGCTGCCAAcatctgtgtgcgtgtgtcgaTCAGCTCCAGCAGATCAGCCCAAGCCTCGTTTAACCCATCCTTCCACTCAGCCACACTGGCGTTCTCAGGATGACCCGACTCAATCAGGTCATCTGCCAGCCCATTTACACCATCCACACGCTCTTGGCCGATGGTGCTGGTGTCACGAGCAAACTCCCGGAACTTGTCCCTCAGCATCTGTAGAAAGAAAAATTAGGGCAAAAATGGGAAACATAATTAATTCAGCTAAATTTCCCTGAGCATCAGTGTCTCCAAAGTatgtgacagagaaaaaaaactcactgTGACATGTTCATAGTCCTGTCCTAGTTCGTGGGAGCCAGCAACCACCTCCCTCTCAGCAATCCACTGTTCCAGGTCATCCACCTCCCGCTTCAGCTGGGTCAGCCGCAGTCTCTCCTGAAGCCGCCCACGACGCTCCTCAGCGAGGTCTTTCAACCCTGCATAGAGTTTGTCGACTTGGGCTTGCCTTAAGGTGATTCTCTCGCTGTGTAAATAAAAAGACAGATCAGTGGTTGTGGGTGTGCAGCTTCCTTCGTTAGAAAGCTTGTGTCACATGTTAGTTTAACATTTGGATCTATTTGTGCTCCCTCACCTCTCTGGGTGTTCACTGGTGACCATGAGGCGGCTGCTGTTGGCTAGTTGGTGAATGGTTTGGGCGTAGTCTTCAAGCGCCTGTTCGAGGGTCTGGTGCTTCTTGACCATTACTAGTGCGCTTTGCTCATCCTgggaaacaaacacaggagaTTATCACATTTTGTCAAGACAGAAAGAAGTGTAAGAGCAATTCTACGTCCTATTTTGTCTCGTCTTACCTTGGCTTTTTCCTCTGACATCATATGTAGCTCTTGTTCTCCCATCCAGGCCTCGGCCTCTGCTGCATCAGCATAGAACTGCTGGGCGCGATTGGCTTCCATTAGACGGGCATTGCGCTTGTCTGTCTCGGCTATCAGCTGGCCCCAGAGGTCCTCCAGCTCAACGAGGCGCTCCTCCAGGACAGACTGCCTATCACCATCTAACTGGCTCTGAGTCTTGCCTCGTCTGAGGATGTCATCGATGCGAGGCTGGTGGCCCTGAATCTCCTTCTGCAATGTCTGATTCAGAAACAAAAGGTGGGTTTGGTATTTTCCACACCTCACATTTGCCTGTGGTGTATGCTCAGTGAAGGTGTTTAATAATCTAGAGATGCCAGTGAGTGTATTGTAAGTCACCTTTATCTTCCTTTTAATTAACCTGtattacaacatttaaaaacaaagtagTAATTAATCGTTTCAGGAAATTGATTCTTTTTTCACTGTACCTGGTTCTTCTTACTCAGCAGCTGTACAGTGGGCAGGTCTTTTCCATGGTCTGTGGAAGACGCCAGAGGCATCCTCTCTTTCACCCATAGCTGAGAGGAAAATAGATGAATGAATAAGACATGAGTATCAGGTGAAAAAGgatgcaataaaaaaaactcacttaCTCCAAActtctacattttatttatgcaAGCAGTCAGGTAATCCCACTCACGATTTCATCCTCCAGATCTCTGTTGAATTGATGTGCTTCTTTGGAGGCGAGTAGTCGCTGTCTCCTTAGTTTGAGAGGATCCTGAAGGTTGGAGAAGTTGTCAGTGACACGCCTTTGCTGACCATCTACTTCGGTGAGTCCAGCTTCCTCCTGGGACAGGGCCAGAGCCTGAGACTGGAGGGACTGCACCTCCTTCTCTCTGACCTCCATTTGGTGCTCCAGCATCTATACAGTGACAGAACAAAAATGTTAGACACGGAGGTATGACATTAAGCAGCTTTGGCCAGTCCCAACACATGCACTTAGCTCAGCAAGTTCAGGatttataaaatacattttgaagctTTTTCAGCACGATTACAATCACAGTAAATCTTCTCAGTACACATTTTGTGTAAAATGAACAGTATTTCATGACAGCAGAGATGCCATAGATTATGCTTTGCTTGCACAGCGTGCTCTATACCTGGTGCTTCTTGAGCAGGATGTTGACACTAGTCAAATCTTTGCCATAGTCATCACTCTGCAGCTGACCCTCAAGGTTTTTCAGCCAGACATCCAGAGCAGAGCAGCTCTGTGTAAAGAGCTCTGCCCGGTTAGCGTCGAACAAGCACTGGGCCTTGGTGCGGGTGGTGCCCTCCAGCTCCTCCCACTGACGCTGAAGGTCCTCCAGGGTCTGCTGAACGACAGGTTTGAGCTCCGGCTTCTCCGCCACCAGCGCCTGACCCTCCTGTTGGAGACAAGGAAACAAGAATATGTTTGAATTGATGGCAGAATAAATTATTGATGAAATGCCAGCTAGCCTTATTGATCAGCCAACCCATTAACAGGCAGATAAATGGATGTCTAAATACTGATTGATAACATTAAATTCAACAACGATTAATATAAAAATGGCCACACCTTATCAATTTTGTCAAGCCAGTCTTTGTTGGAGGCCAGCTCTGCCATGAAGGCCTGATGCTTCTGCCACTTGCTGTGAAGATTTCTGGCCTCATCGTAAGACATGTCCTGTGCTGTCAGCATCTTCTCATTGATCCACAACGTGAGCTACAGAAAAGAGAACAGCATTATGGAACAAGCATTATTTCTCTAGTGATAAACACAAATTCTATAGTTTGTTTCTTATGATTAACTAACTGTCACATATTTATCCCTTTACTGAGAGTATTATTCATTCTGCTAatatttcatttgattttaaaaataattttacctcCTGTCCATCTTGAAGGAAGTGCTGCAGTTCACGGTTATCCTTGAGCTTTGCCAGCAATTCGTTTGCAGCCTCTTTATTTTTGAGATGCCTGGAGAAAATTAATGAGAAGGTTAAATGAGCTTCTGTCCTTCAAActacaaattaaaaagaaaaacattaatgGCGGTCGGCTCTAACCTTTCCTGGATGGAATCAACTTTTTCCTGGATCTTGTCCGAGTTTGCATTACAGTCATTAATGAGGCGCCGTCCGGCCTCCACCACGCCAGTTATCTTCTCCTCGCTGGCCTCTGTGGTGGTGAGGAAATCCTCGTGCTTCTTAATGGCCTCCTCTGCTCCCTGAAGAGTGGTGGGCATTTCTGTGTGGGACAGCACGTACTCCTACACAGAGAGGAAAGGAATGTCACTTTGTGTTACATTTCTTATGTGTAATTATCTAATTCTTCATGATTTTTGCGGCCTGTTGGCGTACTGTAAGTGACGGGTTGAGATTAAGACttataaaacaactacaatcTGGGGATATAGTAAATAATTCAAAATAGAACAAGCCACAAATATAATTTTTCTGCTCCTGTCTCTGAATTCAAATTCTTATGTTGTTCCAGTCCTTAAGTTGTCAATTAATTTTTTGTGCCACTTAGAACTATGACAGTAGGTCTTTCAATTTTATGACATCACCTACTGTAGTATAGTGGCCTACACCACACAGATCTAGGCTTATGGCCCACTTATAGTGCAGCTTACATCTCTCCTCCCAGTTGCTCTGATTTGAGAGCATGTGAAAACACAGAACTGGCCACCAgtgtaaacaaaccacaaacACCCAGACAACCACAATAGAGACTAATATAGGATAAACAGAGTTTAAACATGAGGGTAAACATATTTCTGATTATCAGAACAACACACTTGTGTTGTACTAAAACCAGTGTGGGAACAACACTGGTTTTAGTGTTGTTTTAGTTCAGAAAAGACAAATCTAAGCTTGGAAATTATTTTAGCGGTTAAACCATCACAAAATTGCAAATCTGAAGATTGAATCAAATCAGTTTCAATTAATTCAGATTAGAGATATGATGACTTTGTATTGTAATCAAGTGCAACTTAGTCATGTTGAGAAAAATGGGAGGTGCAAGAGGGCAGATGGTCTGCTGAgaaatttgtatttgatttagATTTCTTTCCAACTCATACTTAGTTTAACCCATGCTCTGCTTAAAGGCATAATCATCTACTTAAATCATGCAGTATATCTATGTATTTCAGGTACACACAGGTATTTGGCTCTGACTTTGGCACTGACTGGTGGACTGTGGACTGTGCCAAATAGGCTTTACAATGATACATGATAGCTCTCTGGCACAGGCTATGTTGTCCGTACCTGGCTGTTGAGGAAAGCCTCTGCCTGCTTCGCGTCTCTCAAGAAAGTCTGGAAGTCAAACGCTTGGGCCAGAAGACTGTGGCGGTTCTCCCACATGCGACGCAGCTCATGCCAGCCAGTGTCCAGTGCCTGGAGCCTCTGGGCCAAGAACATGTGTTGGGCATCCGTCTGACCTTGGGTCACCTCCTCACCGACCGCTCGCATCTTCTCGTAGTCCTCCTTATAGTTATCCACCTCATTCTTAATGTTCTCGTGCTGGGCGAGCAAACTCTCAGCCTCAGGCAGAGAGGTGGGAATATCCTCTGAGGCCACAGCCGTCTGGGTGCGGGACAGCCACGACTGGAAGTCATCCAGATCCCTAAGGAAGCCCTGCAGCTTGCTGGCTTCACCCAATGACTCTTCACGTCGCTTCATGGTGGCATTCAGCTCCTCCCACACCTCTTGAATCTCTGCCAGGTGTCCTTGAATCTCTCCAGCCTGATCGGGATGTTCCATGGCCAGCTTTTTAGCCTCATTTCTCAAATCATCCAGTTTACCCTGAAAGGACATGaaaaatcatttaaatgcaGAAATGATGACAAGATATGGCAATACGAAGCCCAAAATGATCCTACGATCAATTTAGCTTATTTTTACATTATCTGTTACACAGTCTGTTCTGTTTACATCCCTCACCAGTAAGTCACTGCATGTGACCTCTTCATACCT from Epinephelus lanceolatus isolate andai-2023 chromosome 11, ASM4190304v1, whole genome shotgun sequence includes these protein-coding regions:
- the sptbn2 gene encoding spectrin family protein isoform X4; amino-acid sequence: MSTISPTDFDSLEIQQQYNDINNRWDLAAETDWDNENSSARLFERSRIKALADEREAVQKKTFTKWVNSHLGRVTCRIGDLYTDLRDGRMLIRLLEVLSGEQLPKPTKGRMRIHCLENVDKALQFLKEQKVHLENMGSHDIVDGNHRLTLGLIWTIILRFQIQDISVETEDNKEKKSAKDALLLWCQMKTAGYPNVNIHNFTTSWRDGLAFNAIVHKHRPDVIDFDNLKRSNAHYNLQNAFNVAEKELGLTKLLDPEDVNVDQPDEKSIITYVATYYHYFSKMKALAVEGKRIGKVLDYAIEADQLIEKYETLASELLQWIEQTIGTLNDRQLANSLSAVQNQLQAFNSYRTVEKPPKFTEKGNLEVLLFTIQSKMRANNQKVYMPREGKLISDINKAWERLEKAEHERELALRNELIRQEKLEMLAARFDRKAAMRETWLSENQRLVSQDNFGTDLGAVEAATRKHEAIETDIGAYWERVAAVEAVAKELETESYHDVRRILARRDNVLRLWEYLKELLAARRERLNAHRDLQRLFEEMRYIMDWMADMKGRLQSPDSGKHLHDVLDLLQKHTLVEADISAQAERIKAVQGAAQRFTSYEQAYKPCEPGLVSEKVDLLGQAYEELGQLAGKRRVRLEDSRRLWQFLWDLGEEAAWIREQEQILASGDCGRDLTSALHLLSKHEAFRDEMAARYGPLSNSIAAGEALVQEGHFGAPEVTERIQDIRAQWAHLEETTKLREQSLKEAVALHQFQTDANDMEAWIMETLRQVSSTEVGHDEFSTQTLARKQREIDEEIQSHRPGIDSLHEQVQALPQAYVHFPQVDGRLPAIEQRYEELESLSVARRQALEGALALYRMFSEAGACQLWVEEKEQWLDSMEIPTKLEDLEVVQQRFETLEPEMNNLGTRVNDVNQVAEQLLSSDNCNKDQIHQTRDQLHNRWKEFEQMAGQKKQALESALNIQNYHLECNEIQTWMKEKTKVIESTQSLGNDLAGVMALQRKLTGMERDLEAIEGKLDDLRNEAKKLAMEHPDQAGEIQGHLAEIQEVWEELNATMKRREESLGEASKLQGFLRDLDDFQSWLSRTQTAVASEDIPTSLPEAESLLAQHENIKNEVDNYKEDYEKMRAVGEEVTQGQTDAQHMFLAQRLQALDTGWHELRRMWENRHSLLAQAFDFQTFLRDAKQAEAFLNSQEYVLSHTEMPTTLQGAEEAIKKHEDFLTTTEASEEKITGVVEAGRRLINDCNANSDKIQEKVDSIQERHLKNKEAANELLAKLKDNRELQHFLQDGQELTLWINEKMLTAQDMSYDEARNLHSKWQKHQAFMAELASNKDWLDKIDKEGQALVAEKPELKPVVQQTLEDLQRQWEELEGTTRTKAQCLFDANRAELFTQSCSALDVWLKNLEGQLQSDDYGKDLTSVNILLKKHQMLEHQMEVREKEVQSLQSQALALSQEEAGLTEVDGQQRRVTDNFSNLQDPLKLRRQRLLASKEAHQFNRDLEDEILWVKERMPLASSTDHGKDLPTVQLLSKKNQTLQKEIQGHQPRIDDILRRGKTQSQLDGDRQSVLEERLVELEDLWGQLIAETDKRNARLMEANRAQQFYADAAEAEAWMGEQELHMMSEEKAKDEQSALVMVKKHQTLEQALEDYAQTIHQLANSSRLMVTSEHPESERITLRQAQVDKLYAGLKDLAEERRGRLQERLRLTQLKREVDDLEQWIAEREVVAGSHELGQDYEHVTMLRDKFREFARDTSTIGQERVDGVNGLADDLIESGHPENASVAEWKDGLNEAWADLLELIDTRTQMLAASYELHRFHQDAMEVLGRVKEKREGLPSDLGRDLNTVQHLHRQHNTFENDIQALSGQVNQVQDDAARLQKAYAGEKADDIHRSEHAVTSAWEGLLEAGQARRLLLLDTVEKFRFFNMVRDLMLWMDGVNLQIDAHDSPRDVSSAGLVIANHQDIKSEIETRADSFTACIEMGNTLINNNHYAADEIREKLAQLQEKRDKINKKWQDKMDHLQIVLEVLQFGRDAYVAESWLAGQEPLVRAADLGSNVDEVESLIKRHEAFEKLAAAWEDRFSLLEKLTTLEEQEIQRRREEEERARRPPTPPPVEVAPSETESQAHDSAARTSLDQTTLNQSVSVNGVHSDNDTSQGSESESVNGPGRDSGLASSRLEPSATLPSRGGAESEPDTMEGMLCRKQEMESHSKKAATRSWQNVYCVLRKGSLGFYKDNKSASNGIPYHGEVPISLGEAVCEVAHDYKKRKFVFKLRLGDGKEYLFQAKDEAEMSSWIRSIHNSIPAGSGDSPVGPRALSRAMTMPPISPSSGEAGGVTMRNKEGKEKDREKRFSFFGKKK